In Chloracidobacterium sp., the following proteins share a genomic window:
- a CDS encoding pyridoxamine 5'-phosphate oxidase family protein gives MNLNEMQSERTRVRRLPNRGNYERETINAILDEAFICHVGFVVDGQPYVIPTAYGRIGDDLFIHGSAASRMLREMSKSVDVCVTVTIVDGLVLARSAFHHSINYRSVVILGKATLVTEAEEKNTALEAITEHIVHGRWPDVRWPNEVELKATSVIKLPINEASAKVRTGPPVDDEEDYAMDVWAGVVPLSLAYGPPIADDRLADGVAVPEHVLNQSRNGKA, from the coding sequence ATGAACTTAAACGAGATGCAAAGTGAAAGAACGCGGGTTCGCCGGCTGCCGAATCGCGGCAATTACGAGCGCGAGACGATCAATGCGATCCTCGATGAGGCGTTCATCTGCCACGTCGGGTTTGTCGTCGACGGCCAACCGTATGTGATACCGACGGCGTATGGCCGGATAGGCGACGATCTGTTTATTCACGGCTCGGCGGCGAGCCGGATGCTGCGCGAGATGTCGAAGAGCGTCGATGTCTGCGTGACGGTCACCATCGTTGACGGGCTGGTGCTTGCGCGGTCTGCGTTCCATCATTCGATAAACTATCGCTCGGTCGTGATCCTCGGCAAGGCGACGCTCGTGACGGAAGCAGAAGAAAAGAACACAGCTCTCGAAGCCATCACGGAGCACATCGTGCATGGCCGCTGGCCTGATGTCCGGTGGCCAAATGAAGTGGAACTCAAGGCAACAAGCGTCATCAAGCTGCCGATCAACGAAGCCTCGGCAAAGGTCCGCACGGGCCCGCCCGTGGATGACGAAGAGGACTACGCAATGGATGTCTGGGCCGGCGTCGTGCCGTTGTCGCTTGCTTACGGCCCGCCGATAGCCGACGACAGGCTTGCAGACGGGGTCGCGGTTCCCGAACACGTCTTAAACCAATCCCGAAATGGCAAAGCGTAG
- a CDS encoding MFS transporter translates to MAKRSDGYGWVIVGISTFALVISNGLAVGGLPPFYKPIREEFVAIGAVDAAHAESFIANAANITFLMSGVFSLIGGWLVTRFRLKPLMVIGCVLLGGGLILHSQAATANMVYLSRVLMGASLGFIGVAPNVVLVSRWFTRKRGTALGIALTGTSIGGVIIPQIAQPLIAAYNWRSAMLAISMLVWVVLLPAVLILVKDQKRGGPAEQPTAEGMTLADALRTPLFWALAACAALVFYPIFVTSQQFILYLQSPKIGLSAETAAFAQSALFAVSVGGKFLAGFFSDLFRSVRVMAASALLMLAASFVLLALTASNWAWFLLPFALGYGGTFVLIQRLTADLFGRREAGKILGVITLIEVIGAAIGGRITGHLADLHGGDYTTAFRAVIVASALAFAASLLVMFLYRKRLSMDESL, encoded by the coding sequence ATGGCAAAGCGTAGCGACGGTTACGGCTGGGTGATCGTGGGCATTTCAACGTTCGCCCTCGTGATAAGCAACGGCCTTGCCGTCGGCGGCCTGCCACCGTTTTACAAGCCGATACGCGAAGAGTTTGTCGCCATCGGCGCCGTCGATGCCGCACACGCTGAGAGCTTTATCGCCAACGCCGCGAACATCACGTTCCTGATGTCGGGCGTCTTTTCATTGATCGGCGGATGGCTGGTGACGCGTTTCCGGCTCAAGCCGCTGATGGTGATCGGTTGTGTTCTGCTTGGCGGTGGTCTGATACTGCATTCGCAGGCAGCGACCGCCAACATGGTCTATCTCTCGCGTGTCCTTATGGGGGCGTCGCTGGGTTTTATCGGCGTCGCTCCAAATGTTGTCCTCGTGTCGCGATGGTTCACCAGGAAGCGCGGCACCGCGCTCGGCATAGCTCTCACCGGCACGAGCATTGGCGGTGTCATCATTCCTCAGATCGCACAGCCGCTGATCGCGGCCTACAATTGGCGTTCGGCAATGCTGGCGATCAGTATGCTCGTTTGGGTCGTGCTTCTGCCGGCGGTCTTGATCCTGGTCAAGGACCAAAAACGCGGCGGGCCCGCTGAGCAACCTACCGCTGAAGGGATGACCTTGGCCGATGCCCTCAGAACGCCGCTATTCTGGGCCCTGGCCGCGTGCGCCGCGCTTGTCTTTTATCCGATATTTGTCACAAGCCAACAGTTTATTCTTTACCTTCAGTCGCCAAAGATCGGCCTCTCGGCTGAGACGGCAGCTTTTGCCCAATCGGCACTCTTCGCGGTGAGCGTGGGCGGAAAATTTCTTGCGGGCTTCTTTAGCGACCTCTTTCGCTCAGTTCGCGTAATGGCCGCTTCGGCGCTGCTGATGCTGGCAGCGTCGTTCGTTCTGCTGGCATTGACGGCGTCAAACTGGGCATGGTTCTTGCTGCCGTTCGCGTTGGGCTATGGCGGCACCTTTGTGTTGATCCAGCGGCTGACCGCGGACCTCTTCGGCCGACGCGAGGCCGGAAAGATACTCGGCGTCATCACACTGATCGAAGTGATCGGGGCCGCCATCGGCGGCCGTATTACCGGTCACCTCGCCGACCTGCACGGCGGCGATTACACAACGGCGTTTCGCGCCGTTATCGTTGCTTCCGCTCTCGCCTTCGCCGCATCCCTGCTCGTGATGTTCCTATACCGAAAGAGGCTCTCGATGGACGAGAGCCTCTAG